In Streptomyces capitiformicae, one genomic interval encodes:
- a CDS encoding acetyl/propionyl/methylcrotonyl-CoA carboxylase subunit alpha — translation MRKVLIANRGEIAVRVARACRDAGIASVAVYAEPDRDALHVRAADEAFALGGDTPATSYLDITKVLQAAKDSGADAIHPGYGFLSENADFAQAVLDADLIWIGPPPQAIRDLGDKVAARHIAQRAGAPLVAGTPDPVNGAEEVVAFAEEHGLPIAIKAAFGGGGRGLKVARTLEEVPELYDSAVREAVAAFGRGECFVERYLDKPRHVETQCLADQHGNVVVVSTRDCSLQRRHQKLVEEAPAPFLTKEQNKQLYAASKAILKEAGYVGAGTVEFLVGVDGTISFLEVNTRLQVEHPVTEEVTGIDLVREMFRIADGEELGYDDPAIRGHSFEFRINGEDPGRNFLPAPGTVTTFAPPSGPGVRLDAGVESGAVIGPAWDSLLAKLIVTGASREQALQRAARALAEFQVEGMATAIPFHRAVVADPAFTSNPFRVHTRWIETEFVNEIKPFAAPMATEADEEPDRETVVVEVGGKRLEVSLPSSLGMSLARTGLAAGAKPKRRAAKKSGPVASGDTLTSPMQGTIVKVAVEEGQEVKEGDLVVVLEAMKMEQPLNAHRSGTIKGLAAEIGASVTSGAVICEIKD, via the coding sequence GTGCGCAAGGTGTTGATCGCCAATCGTGGCGAAATCGCTGTCCGTGTCGCTCGGGCGTGCCGAGACGCCGGTATCGCGAGCGTGGCGGTGTACGCCGAGCCGGACCGGGACGCACTGCATGTGCGGGCCGCGGACGAGGCGTTCGCCCTGGGCGGTGACACTCCGGCCACCAGCTACCTGGACATCACCAAGGTGCTCCAGGCGGCCAAGGACTCCGGGGCGGACGCGATCCACCCCGGCTACGGCTTCCTTTCGGAGAACGCGGACTTCGCGCAGGCGGTGCTGGACGCCGACCTGATCTGGATCGGCCCGCCTCCGCAGGCGATCCGCGACCTGGGCGACAAGGTCGCCGCCCGGCACATCGCGCAGCGCGCGGGTGCTCCGCTGGTGGCGGGCACCCCGGACCCGGTGAACGGCGCCGAGGAGGTCGTGGCCTTCGCCGAGGAGCACGGCCTGCCGATCGCGATCAAGGCGGCCTTCGGCGGCGGCGGTCGCGGTCTGAAGGTGGCCCGCACCCTTGAAGAGGTCCCCGAGTTGTACGACTCCGCGGTGCGCGAGGCGGTGGCGGCCTTCGGGCGCGGCGAGTGCTTCGTGGAGCGCTACCTGGACAAGCCGCGGCATGTGGAGACCCAGTGCCTGGCCGACCAGCACGGCAATGTCGTGGTCGTCTCGACCCGTGACTGCTCCCTCCAGCGCCGCCACCAGAAGCTGGTCGAGGAGGCTCCGGCGCCGTTCCTCACCAAGGAGCAGAACAAGCAGCTGTACGCGGCCTCGAAGGCGATCCTCAAGGAGGCCGGGTACGTCGGTGCCGGCACCGTGGAGTTCCTGGTGGGCGTGGACGGCACGATCTCCTTCCTGGAGGTCAACACCCGCCTGCAAGTGGAGCACCCGGTCACCGAGGAGGTCACCGGCATCGACCTGGTCCGCGAGATGTTCCGCATCGCCGACGGCGAGGAACTGGGCTACGACGACCCGGCGATCCGCGGCCATTCCTTCGAGTTCCGCATCAACGGCGAGGACCCGGGCCGCAACTTCCTGCCCGCCCCCGGCACGGTCACGACCTTCGCGCCGCCATCCGGTCCGGGCGTGCGCCTGGACGCGGGTGTGGAGTCCGGCGCGGTGATCGGCCCGGCCTGGGACTCACTGCTCGCCAAGCTGATCGTCACCGGCGCGAGCCGTGAGCAGGCCCTGCAGCGGGCCGCCCGTGCGCTGGCCGAGTTCCAGGTCGAGGGCATGGCCACGGCCATCCCGTTCCACCGCGCGGTCGTCGCAGACCCGGCGTTCACCAGCAACCCGTTTAGGGTGCACACCCGCTGGATCGAGACCGAGTTCGTCAACGAGATCAAGCCCTTCGCCGCTCCGATGGCCACAGAGGCGGACGAAGAGCCGGACCGCGAGACGGTCGTCGTCGAGGTCGGTGGCAAGCGCCTGGAGGTCTCCCTGCCGTCCTCGCTGGGCATGTCCCTGGCCCGTACGGGACTTGCGGCGGGCGCCAAGCCCAAGCGCCGCGCGGCGAAGAAGTCCGGCCCGGTCGCCTCCGGCGACACCCTGACCTCCCCGATGCAGGGCACCATCGTCAAGGTCGCCGTCGAGGAGGGCCAGGAGGTCAAGGAGGGCGACCTGGTCGTCGTCCTGGAGGCCATGAAGATGGAACAGCCCCTGAACGCCCACCGCTCCGGCACCATCAAGGGCCTGGCTGCGGAGATCGGCGCCTCGGTCACGTCCGGCGCGGTGATCTGCGAGATCAAGGACTGA
- a CDS encoding response regulator transcription factor translates to MDQPSSLDLLKPGMEQYPPEFSEDSSPERFSPSAGIEQAGGGSGQALRVLVVENERKAADTLTRGLRRHGHRVESVATGIKALQAHHGADLVLLDLDLPDLDGLEVCRGIRASADTPIIAVTARGTELDRVLGLQAGSDDYMVKPYGFRELMARIEAVMRRVRPRKPAEQVITHGPLCIDAGARETRLDGHRVELTRKEFDLLHLLASQPGAVFSRRQLMTQVWEDAWSSGGRTIDTHVSSLRGKLGSSSWIVTVRGVGFRLGHP, encoded by the coding sequence ATGGACCAGCCGTCGTCCTTAGATCTACTCAAACCCGGCATGGAACAGTACCCCCCGGAGTTTTCGGAAGATTCTTCTCCCGAGAGATTCTCGCCGTCGGCCGGGATCGAACAAGCAGGGGGCGGAAGCGGGCAGGCGCTGCGGGTCCTCGTCGTCGAGAATGAAAGAAAGGCCGCGGACACGCTGACGCGAGGACTGCGCCGGCATGGCCATCGGGTCGAGAGCGTGGCAACCGGCATCAAGGCCTTACAGGCACATCACGGTGCCGACCTGGTCCTCCTGGATCTCGACCTGCCCGACCTCGACGGACTGGAGGTGTGCCGTGGCATCAGGGCTTCCGCCGATACGCCGATCATCGCGGTCACCGCGCGCGGCACCGAACTCGACCGTGTGCTCGGTCTTCAGGCGGGCTCGGACGACTACATGGTCAAACCGTATGGCTTCCGGGAGTTGATGGCCCGGATAGAAGCCGTGATGCGCCGGGTCCGTCCCCGGAAACCGGCCGAGCAGGTCATCACGCACGGCCCTCTGTGTATAGACGCAGGTGCCCGTGAGACCCGCCTGGACGGACACCGGGTGGAGCTGACCCGGAAGGAGTTCGACCTCCTTCATCTGCTCGCCTCACAGCCGGGGGCCGTTTTCTCACGTCGCCAGTTGATGACTCAGGTATGGGAGGACGCATGGTCGAGCGGAGGACGCACCATCGACACCCATGTCAGCAGTCTCCGGGGCAAGCTCGGTTCGAGCAGTTGGATCGTCACGGTCCGAGGGGTCGGCTTCCGACTCGGACATCCTTGA
- a CDS encoding DHA2 family efflux MFS transporter permease subunit: MSQLRADRLEPALVRLIAVVLLGGMLGILNSTMVSVALDPLSEEFDASLSAIGWASTGFLLAVTALIPFTSWAVDRFGSKRMWLGGLTLFLAGSLACALAWNVGSLIAFRVVQGLGAGILDPLVLVLLARAAGPTRAGRVMGLMGVVLSLGPVLGPIAGGAILEGLSWRWMFWLSVPIGLIALLLAVKIVPADPPRGSELPYNRLDVIGLALLGPGFSALVLALTQSAERGAFADWLVLAPLVLGAVMLAVYAAHALRVRSTPPLIDLRLFKSGSFTASVSVMALNGLATFTGLFALPLYYQQAHGHGTLAAGLLVTPIGLGAALAMPLAGSLSDRIGSRSLVQGGAVAAVLGGLWLTQVSATTSEVWSSAAALIMGAGMGFVGAPTMGSLYRTLPPALVPQGSSVLYMLNQLGAAIGIALVTVIMKTLGDGNVLDGIHGVYWFTIGTLVVLLVASVFLPGRAEGEEAAAAADSGEQSSAAASERAAADAHGAH; the protein is encoded by the coding sequence GTGTCGCAATTACGAGCTGACCGCCTGGAACCCGCGCTCGTGCGGCTGATCGCCGTGGTCCTGCTGGGCGGGATGCTGGGCATCCTCAACAGCACCATGGTGTCCGTCGCACTCGATCCCCTGAGTGAGGAGTTCGATGCATCCCTCAGCGCCATCGGATGGGCCTCCACCGGCTTTCTGCTGGCAGTCACCGCTCTGATTCCGTTCACCTCGTGGGCGGTTGACCGATTCGGCAGCAAGCGGATGTGGCTCGGCGGCCTCACGCTCTTCCTGGCCGGCTCACTGGCCTGCGCACTCGCTTGGAACGTGGGCAGCCTGATCGCGTTCCGGGTCGTGCAGGGACTGGGGGCGGGCATTCTCGACCCGCTGGTCCTGGTACTGCTGGCGCGTGCCGCAGGACCCACGCGTGCGGGCCGGGTCATGGGACTGATGGGGGTCGTCCTCTCGCTCGGCCCGGTGCTCGGCCCGATCGCGGGCGGGGCCATCTTGGAAGGCCTCTCCTGGCGCTGGATGTTCTGGCTCAGCGTTCCCATCGGTCTCATCGCGTTGCTGCTCGCGGTGAAGATCGTCCCCGCCGATCCGCCGCGTGGATCGGAACTCCCTTACAACCGCCTCGACGTCATCGGTCTGGCGTTGCTCGGACCGGGCTTCTCCGCGCTGGTGCTCGCCCTGACCCAGAGCGCGGAACGTGGCGCGTTCGCCGACTGGCTGGTCCTCGCCCCGCTTGTTCTCGGCGCGGTCATGCTGGCCGTGTACGCCGCTCACGCCCTGCGCGTACGGAGCACGCCGCCGCTGATCGACCTGCGCCTGTTCAAGAGCGGCAGCTTCACCGCGAGCGTGTCGGTGATGGCCCTGAACGGCCTGGCCACGTTCACCGGCCTGTTCGCCCTCCCCCTGTACTACCAGCAGGCGCACGGTCACGGCACGCTCGCGGCAGGCCTGCTGGTGACGCCCATCGGCCTCGGCGCCGCCCTCGCGATGCCGCTGGCCGGCAGCCTCAGCGACAGGATCGGCAGCCGGAGCCTGGTACAGGGGGGTGCCGTCGCCGCCGTTCTGGGAGGTCTGTGGCTCACCCAGGTCTCCGCCACCACCTCCGAGGTGTGGTCGTCGGCCGCCGCACTGATCATGGGGGCGGGCATGGGCTTCGTCGGCGCACCGACCATGGGCTCGTTGTACCGGACCCTGCCCCCGGCTCTGGTACCGCAGGGCAGCTCCGTGCTCTACATGCTCAACCAGCTCGGCGCGGCCATCGGCATCGCCCTCGTCACGGTCATCATGAAGACACTGGGCGACGGGAACGTTCTGGACGGCATCCACGGCGTCTACTGGTTCACCATCGGCACGCTTGTCGTTCTGCTGGTCGCCTCGGTGTTCCTGCCAGGACGCGCGGAGGGCGAAGAAGCCGCAGCCGCCGCAGACTCGGGCGAGCAGTCGTCGGCCGCGGCGTCCGAGCGGGCGGCAGCCGACGCCCACGGGGCACACTGA
- a CDS encoding TetR/AcrR family transcriptional regulator: MTEATTTATSQRQAPRGRIDKRQAILDAAFTVFAREGYANACVKEIAAEARVAKPTVYNHLNDKANLFHHAIKLAAETALTENLQIVERLAAPDDDLRGALEDIGHHLLRCYCSDRSWALRRLVYAEASRFPDLLDVMQVSGTSRVTEALADRFARLTLGGRLRTPDPVEAAEQFLALLTGPVEARSRFGTRSLLDQDLQALAGVAVGTFLSAFGSSAAAEDAPGH; the protein is encoded by the coding sequence GTGACCGAAGCAACCACGACAGCAACGTCGCAACGCCAGGCACCGCGCGGCCGCATCGACAAGCGGCAGGCGATCCTGGATGCCGCGTTCACTGTGTTCGCGCGTGAGGGGTACGCCAACGCCTGCGTCAAGGAAATCGCGGCCGAGGCGCGCGTGGCCAAGCCGACCGTCTACAACCACCTCAACGACAAGGCGAATCTCTTCCATCACGCGATCAAGCTGGCCGCCGAGACGGCACTGACCGAGAACCTGCAGATCGTCGAGCGACTTGCCGCACCGGACGACGATCTGCGCGGCGCACTCGAGGACATCGGCCACCACCTGCTCCGGTGCTACTGCAGCGATCGGTCCTGGGCTCTGCGCCGACTGGTCTACGCGGAAGCCTCCCGGTTCCCCGACCTGCTGGACGTCATGCAGGTCAGCGGCACGAGCCGAGTCACCGAAGCGCTGGCCGACCGGTTCGCGCGCCTGACGCTCGGCGGTCGCCTACGCACCCCCGATCCCGTCGAGGCCGCAGAGCAGTTCCTCGCGCTGCTCACCGGACCCGTCGAAGCACGGTCCCGATTCGGGACCCGCAGCCTCCTCGACCAGGATCTCCAAGCTCTGGCCGGGGTCGCGGTCGGCACCTTCCTCAGCGCCTTCGGGTCGTCGGCCGCTGCCGAGGACGCACCGGGGCACTGA
- a CDS encoding SDR family NAD(P)-dependent oxidoreductase, with translation MKTFVISGGNDGIGRGLALARLERGDRVVVLGRSVDKGQRFLEEAGERGAQECAHFIAADLSLVSENRRVVDELKEAFPALDALVLCARFFRSDRYETAEGYEGTFALEYLSRYLLSHGLTETLEKSGAPVIVNVSGPGIHKPAIRWDDLHFRSGYSGIEAQRHAGTANDLLGVAYAARHGSGRTRYVLVNPGTVATSFAGQYDPVTKSQVAAIRRMGKPVEQAVAPIAEVVDAPPAEPLSAFVEGRRIAVDDPELFDEDAATRLDKVTEQLLAR, from the coding sequence ATGAAGACGTTCGTGATTTCCGGCGGCAACGACGGGATCGGCAGAGGGCTGGCTCTCGCACGTCTCGAGCGGGGCGACAGAGTCGTGGTGCTCGGCCGCAGCGTGGACAAAGGCCAGCGCTTCCTGGAGGAGGCAGGGGAGCGCGGAGCCCAGGAGTGCGCCCATTTCATCGCCGCGGACTTAAGTCTGGTCAGCGAGAACAGGCGGGTCGTCGACGAACTCAAGGAGGCCTTCCCCGCCCTCGACGCCCTGGTGCTGTGCGCGCGGTTCTTCCGTTCCGACCGGTACGAGACGGCCGAAGGGTACGAGGGCACCTTCGCCCTGGAGTACCTCAGCCGCTACCTGCTGAGCCACGGACTGACCGAGACGCTGGAGAAGTCCGGGGCGCCGGTCATCGTCAATGTGTCGGGGCCGGGGATCCACAAGCCCGCCATCCGCTGGGACGACCTTCACTTCCGGAGCGGATACAGCGGCATCGAAGCGCAGCGGCACGCGGGGACGGCGAACGATCTGCTCGGCGTCGCCTACGCGGCCCGCCACGGCAGCGGTCGTACCCGATACGTGCTGGTTAATCCGGGTACGGTGGCAACCAGTTTCGCAGGTCAGTATGATCCGGTGACAAAGTCTCAGGTCGCGGCGATCAGGCGCATGGGCAAGCCGGTGGAACAGGCCGTCGCACCGATCGCGGAGGTCGTTGACGCTCCGCCTGCCGAACCCCTGAGCGCCTTCGTCGAGGGGCGGCGGATCGCAGTGGACGATCCGGAACTGTTCGACGAGGACGCCGCCACGCGTCTCGACAAGGTCACTGAACAGCTGTTGGCTCGCTGA
- a CDS encoding TetR/AcrR family transcriptional regulator: MPQAPKRKRDRAATEAALLAAARARFTLGGYDATSVRDIARDAGVDPALIFRYFGSKERLFEQAAQTVEDRREAPHDGVAADVPTRLLHAAMQQAAPGSAGGHPLAALLLSSGRPECRERLNAQLSNDYVHALEQLVDLPDRELRAELLTAWLLGITVARSLAHTPALSEACVDEISPYFERVAAVLLGTPAPVAASSGPATP; encoded by the coding sequence ATGCCCCAGGCTCCCAAGCGCAAGCGTGACCGAGCGGCCACTGAGGCCGCGCTGCTGGCCGCAGCCCGGGCTCGGTTCACCCTCGGTGGCTATGACGCGACCAGCGTCAGGGACATCGCCCGCGACGCGGGGGTCGACCCCGCGCTGATCTTCCGGTACTTCGGCTCCAAGGAGCGGCTGTTCGAGCAGGCGGCCCAGACCGTGGAGGACCGGCGAGAAGCCCCACACGACGGCGTCGCGGCGGACGTCCCGACCCGCCTGCTGCACGCGGCCATGCAGCAGGCCGCACCCGGCTCCGCGGGCGGCCACCCCCTCGCCGCCCTCCTCCTTTCCTCAGGCCGGCCGGAGTGCCGCGAACGGCTCAACGCACAGCTGTCCAACGACTATGTGCACGCTCTTGAGCAACTCGTCGACCTGCCGGACCGCGAACTGCGCGCGGAGCTCCTCACCGCGTGGTTGTTGGGGATCACGGTCGCGCGCTCCCTGGCCCACACCCCCGCACTCTCCGAAGCATGCGTCGACGAGATCTCGCCGTACTTCGAGCGGGTCGCCGCCGTGCTGCTGGGCACCCCCGCACCCGTGGCCGCGTCGAGCGGGCCTGCCACACCGTGA
- a CDS encoding SDR family NAD(P)-dependent oxidoreductase has product MTITLITGANRGLGRETARRLIGTGHTVYVGARDERLGEKAAAELGGRPLPLDVTDDDSVSAAAERVRAEAGRLDVLVNNAGVIGLGNDAHDATAEQVRMTYETNVFGAIRVTHSFLPLLEASEAPVIVNVSSSLGSLGIAGDPEQFTSILPVYYSALAYNSSKAALNMVTAQYARTHPRMRINAVDPGHTATDLNGHTGPQTVAEGADIIVRMALMDTNGPTGGFFGNSGPVPW; this is encoded by the coding sequence ATGACCATTACATTGATCACTGGCGCAAACCGAGGACTGGGCAGGGAAACCGCGAGGCGGTTGATCGGCACGGGGCACACGGTCTATGTCGGAGCCCGCGACGAGCGCCTCGGTGAGAAGGCCGCGGCCGAACTCGGTGGCCGTCCGCTGCCACTCGACGTCACGGACGACGATTCGGTGAGCGCGGCGGCAGAACGTGTCCGTGCCGAGGCCGGGCGCCTCGACGTCCTCGTCAACAACGCCGGGGTCATCGGTCTCGGCAACGATGCCCACGACGCCACGGCCGAGCAGGTACGCATGACGTACGAGACCAACGTCTTCGGTGCGATACGGGTCACTCACAGCTTCTTACCACTGCTGGAGGCGAGCGAGGCGCCCGTCATCGTCAACGTGAGCAGCAGCCTGGGCTCGCTGGGCATCGCCGGTGATCCCGAACAGTTCACTTCGATTCTGCCGGTCTACTATTCCGCTCTCGCGTACAACTCCTCGAAGGCCGCGCTGAACATGGTCACAGCCCAGTACGCGCGCACCCACCCGAGGATGAGGATCAACGCCGTCGATCCCGGCCACACCGCGACGGACCTCAATGGGCACACGGGCCCGCAGACAGTGGCCGAAGGGGCCGACATCATCGTCCGTATGGCCCTGATGGACACGAACGGCCCCACCGGTGGGTTCTTCGGCAACAGCGGCCCCGTCCCATGGTGA
- a CDS encoding SpdA protein — protein sequence MATVVGLTFLFGFGNVWTLALRLGVQAWVAPLVAPAVDLSVLGLLLGIRYLALRGATSEQLRPARRLLIFSSVMTLALNITDPLLAGQIGKAPFDAVGPLLLIGWAEVGPGLLQTISGIQSRDDENPARTVAGPRVGDPTEDPDTDMPPAHDDLLERARREDAHHWELHKRPISAETLRKRLCIGAARSRMLVAVIRGDSSERPAIEAGRTCRRAEPRR from the coding sequence ATGGCCACCGTCGTCGGCCTGACCTTCCTCTTCGGCTTCGGCAACGTGTGGACCCTGGCCCTGCGCCTCGGCGTACAGGCCTGGGTGGCGCCCTTGGTGGCCCCGGCGGTGGACCTGTCGGTACTCGGTCTGCTCTTGGGCATCCGCTACCTCGCCCTGCGCGGTGCAACCTCGGAGCAATTGCGCCCCGCCCGGCGACTGCTGATCTTCTCCAGCGTGATGACCCTGGCCCTGAACATCACCGACCCACTGCTTGCGGGCCAGATCGGCAAGGCCCCATTTGACGCGGTGGGGCCGCTACTTCTTATCGGTTGGGCGGAGGTCGGTCCCGGTCTTCTGCAAACCATCAGCGGTATCCAGAGCCGGGACGACGAAAATCCGGCACGGACTGTGGCTGGACCGCGCGTCGGTGATCCGACGGAGGACCCAGACACGGATATGCCGCCTGCGCACGACGACCTCCTGGAGCGTGCCCGGCGGGAGGACGCTCATCACTGGGAACTGCACAAGCGGCCGATCTCCGCCGAGACGCTGCGCAAGCGGCTCTGCATCGGTGCCGCCAGATCCAGGATGCTGGTGGCCGTGATCCGCGGTGACAGCAGTGAACGACCGGCCATCGAGGCAGGCCGGACCTGCCGCCGGGCGGAACCGAGGAGATGA
- a CDS encoding glycosyl hydrolase, which produces MAGSPLKRRTFVLLGAAVAAAAGARTSVAAAASSAPAGTPMPVRIVDDRATPATRALFAYLKRQQGKGILFGHQHDLTYGFTFTTPDGKASDTRAAVGDYPAVFGWDTLILDGDERPGTEDGTEAENIAALSRCIRQGDARGGINTLSAHMPNFVTGKDFYDTTGRVVSQILPGGAKHSYFNAFLDRVAKAVKGARRPDGTAIPVIFRPFHENNGGWFWWGAGHTTSGEFIELFRYTVEYLRDTRGVHNLLYAYSPNSSLGGDPTGYLKTYPGDRFVDILGYDSYDEAAGPTPWLDGLVRDLAMVVRLANERGKVPAFTEFGESGTEVRDPQWFTRLLQAVKADPLARQVAYMPTWANFGGTKRAYVPYPGHVLLPDFVRFHQDPYTLFAADLRGVFAARTTAVRNGPSMHLVTPTDRQRVTAAKSTVRVRVTPAGASRVTYSVNGGRARPLRLGADGYYSGAWSIDTALRKKGSATLTVRARVDGKTLTDSAVVLLGEVAPLPAGWVDDFERYAGDDVAVSEAYTHLNTHTLTLSPDHKSSGSYGLAYAYDFTAAEFTGIGKSVLADWSAFTSLALWLRGDGSENGGALEIVADGVQFQYRFALADTSGQEIRAPFSEFQPAPWDTTHATAVLDTARLAKVTAFNLYLGRGSGAVTKGIVYVDDIRAE; this is translated from the coding sequence ATGGCTGGCTCTCCCCTGAAGCGTCGCACGTTCGTCCTCCTCGGTGCCGCGGTCGCCGCGGCAGCCGGCGCCCGGACGTCGGTGGCCGCCGCGGCCTCCTCGGCGCCCGCAGGCACGCCGATGCCGGTCCGGATCGTCGACGACAGGGCGACACCCGCCACTCGCGCGCTGTTCGCGTACCTGAAGCGGCAGCAGGGCAAAGGCATCCTTTTCGGTCACCAGCACGACCTCACCTACGGCTTCACCTTCACCACTCCTGACGGCAAGGCGTCCGACACCAGAGCGGCGGTGGGCGACTACCCCGCGGTCTTCGGCTGGGACACTCTCATCCTCGACGGCGACGAACGCCCCGGCACCGAGGACGGAACCGAGGCCGAGAACATCGCCGCGCTCAGCCGGTGCATCCGGCAGGGGGACGCACGCGGCGGGATCAACACCCTCAGCGCCCACATGCCGAACTTCGTCACCGGCAAGGACTTCTACGACACCACGGGCCGAGTGGTCAGCCAGATCCTTCCCGGCGGCGCGAAGCACTCGTACTTCAACGCCTTCCTCGACCGCGTCGCGAAGGCCGTCAAGGGTGCGCGGCGGCCCGACGGCACCGCGATCCCGGTCATCTTCCGCCCCTTCCACGAGAACAACGGAGGCTGGTTCTGGTGGGGCGCGGGCCACACCACCTCGGGCGAGTTCATCGAACTGTTCCGCTACACCGTCGAGTACCTGCGCGACACCAGGGGCGTCCACAACCTGCTCTACGCCTACTCGCCCAACTCAAGTCTCGGAGGCGACCCGACCGGCTACCTCAAGACCTACCCGGGCGACCGTTTCGTCGACATCCTCGGCTACGACTCCTACGACGAAGCCGCCGGACCGACCCCCTGGCTGGATGGTCTGGTGAGGGACCTGGCGATGGTGGTCCGGCTGGCGAACGAGCGAGGCAAGGTGCCGGCCTTCACCGAGTTCGGGGAGAGCGGTACCGAGGTCCGCGACCCGCAGTGGTTCACCCGGCTGTTGCAGGCCGTCAAGGCGGACCCGCTGGCCCGCCAGGTGGCGTACATGCCCACCTGGGCCAACTTCGGAGGCACCAAGCGCGCTTATGTGCCGTACCCGGGTCACGTCCTGCTACCGGACTTCGTCAGGTTCCACCAGGATCCCTACACCCTGTTCGCCGCCGATCTCCGGGGGGTGTTCGCCGCTCGCACCACCGCTGTCAGGAACGGCCCCTCCATGCATCTGGTGACGCCCACGGACCGACAGCGCGTGACGGCAGCCAAGAGCACCGTCCGGGTGCGTGTCACGCCCGCGGGGGCGAGCCGGGTCACCTACTCCGTGAACGGTGGACGCGCCAGGCCCCTGCGCCTCGGCGCCGACGGCTACTACTCGGGCGCCTGGTCGATCGACACGGCCCTGCGGAAGAAGGGCTCGGCGACTCTCACCGTGCGCGCGCGGGTGGACGGCAAGACGCTCACCGACTCCGCGGTGGTCCTCCTCGGCGAAGTCGCACCCTTGCCCGCCGGTTGGGTCGACGACTTCGAGCGGTACGCCGGAGACGATGTCGCCGTCAGCGAGGCGTACACCCATCTCAACACCCACACCCTCACGCTGTCGCCCGACCACAAGTCCTCGGGCTCCTACGGACTGGCCTACGCGTACGACTTCACCGCCGCCGAGTTCACCGGCATAGGCAAGTCGGTCCTCGCGGACTGGTCCGCCTTCACGTCCCTGGCGCTGTGGCTGCGGGGCGACGGCTCGGAGAACGGCGGGGCGCTCGAGATCGTCGCCGACGGCGTCCAGTTCCAGTACCGGTTCGCGCTGGCCGACACGAGCGGGCAGGAGATCAGGGCACCCTTCAGCGAGTTCCAGCCCGCCCCCTGGGACACCACACACGCCACAGCCGTGCTCGACACGGCTCGTCTGGCCAAGGTGACGGCGTTCAACCTCTACCTCGGCCGTGGAAGCGGCGCGGTGACCAAAGGAATCGTGTACGTGGACGACATCAGGGCCGAATGA